The following coding sequences lie in one Metopolophium dirhodum isolate CAU chromosome 5, ASM1992520v1, whole genome shotgun sequence genomic window:
- the LOC132945103 gene encoding venom protease-like isoform X1 — MDGSKFIFCMVLVFSLGIGGDRIVKAQNSPKYKECFTPKVQNVNCINIMECPVLLYLVENQSQNSSIATFLRNQVCGHENDFPYYPKVCCPFSNESDSKLPDIYETVSSRKLPSQDTCGWSEITHYPVDGGNTSVLGAWPWIAALGYLNLNMENPAYEWMCAGSLISDRFVITAAHCTIGIGMYRLQVVRLGDLNLNPNIKDEANPIDVPISLVIRHNQYNAEDLTSDIALLKLAYSVSFDRLIQPICLPILSNHRANNFVESDTYLAGWGSTMLNPSYDALIDVQLQVVKNSLCQRGYLNKSIYIDDRHLCAGIFGTDVCRGDSGGPLMWKSGSQYYLVGVVNFGHTNCAEVGYPGVYARVTSFVQWITDTMNYN; from the exons ATGGATggaagtaaatttattttttgtatggtATTGGTCTTTAGTCTGGGGATTGGCGGAGACAGGATTGTCAAGGCTCAAAACTCACCAAAATATAAAG AATGTTTCACACCAAAAGTTCAAAACGTCAATTGCATTAACATAATGGAATGTCCAGTGCTACTTTATCTAGTAGAAAATCAAAGCCAAAATTCTTCTATTGCCACTTTTCTCAGAAACCAAGTATGTGGACATGAAAATGATTTCCCTTATTACCCCAAGGTATGCTGTCCATTTTCGAATGAATCTGATTCTAAATTACCAGATATTTACGAAACAGTTTCGTCAAGAAAATTGCCATCTCAAGACACTTGTGGATGGAGCGAAATTACTCACTATCCAGTTGACGGAGGAAATACTTCTGTATTAG gtGCTTGGCCCTGGATAGCAGCACTTGGGTACTTGAATCTTAATATGGAAAATCCGGCATACGAGTGGATGTGTGCTGGTTCCTTGATATCAGATAGATTCGTCATAACGGCTGCCCACTGCACAATCGGTATTGGAATGTACCGTTT GCAGGTTGTGCGTTTAGGTGATTTGAACTTGAATCCTAATATTAAAGATGAAGCTAATCCAATAGATGTTCCAATTTCACTTGTCATAAGACATAACCAATATAACGCAGAAGATCTGACCAGTGATattgcattattaaaattagcCTACAGTGTTTCCTTCGatc gattaattCAACCTATATGTTTACCCATCTTATCGAATCATAGAGCCAACAATTTCGTTGAATCTGACACATATCTTGCAGGATGGGGTTCCACAATGTTAA atccAAGTTATGATGCTCTAATAGATGTTCAATTACAAGTGGTGAAAAATTCGCTATGTCAACGAGGATATCTTAACAAAAGTATTTACATCGATGATAGACATTTGTGTGCTGGGATATTTGGAACAGACGTTTGTAGG GGAGATTCTGGAGGTCCCTTAATGTGGAAAAGTggttctcaatattatttagtggGAGTCGTGAATTTCGGACATACTAACTGCGCAGAAGTAGGTTATCCAGGTGTATATGCTAGGGTGACATCATTTGTCCAATGGATCACAGATACCatgaattacaattaa
- the LOC132945103 gene encoding venom protease-like isoform X2 encodes MECPVLLYLVENQSQNSSIATFLRNQVCGHENDFPYYPKVCCPFSNESDSKLPDIYETVSSRKLPSQDTCGWSEITHYPVDGGNTSVLGAWPWIAALGYLNLNMENPAYEWMCAGSLISDRFVITAAHCTIGIGMYRLQVVRLGDLNLNPNIKDEANPIDVPISLVIRHNQYNAEDLTSDIALLKLAYSVSFDRLIQPICLPILSNHRANNFVESDTYLAGWGSTMLNPSYDALIDVQLQVVKNSLCQRGYLNKSIYIDDRHLCAGIFGTDVCRGDSGGPLMWKSGSQYYLVGVVNFGHTNCAEVGYPGVYARVTSFVQWITDTMNYN; translated from the exons ATGGAATGTCCAGTGCTACTTTATCTAGTAGAAAATCAAAGCCAAAATTCTTCTATTGCCACTTTTCTCAGAAACCAAGTATGTGGACATGAAAATGATTTCCCTTATTACCCCAAGGTATGCTGTCCATTTTCGAATGAATCTGATTCTAAATTACCAGATATTTACGAAACAGTTTCGTCAAGAAAATTGCCATCTCAAGACACTTGTGGATGGAGCGAAATTACTCACTATCCAGTTGACGGAGGAAATACTTCTGTATTAG gtGCTTGGCCCTGGATAGCAGCACTTGGGTACTTGAATCTTAATATGGAAAATCCGGCATACGAGTGGATGTGTGCTGGTTCCTTGATATCAGATAGATTCGTCATAACGGCTGCCCACTGCACAATCGGTATTGGAATGTACCGTTT GCAGGTTGTGCGTTTAGGTGATTTGAACTTGAATCCTAATATTAAAGATGAAGCTAATCCAATAGATGTTCCAATTTCACTTGTCATAAGACATAACCAATATAACGCAGAAGATCTGACCAGTGATattgcattattaaaattagcCTACAGTGTTTCCTTCGatc gattaattCAACCTATATGTTTACCCATCTTATCGAATCATAGAGCCAACAATTTCGTTGAATCTGACACATATCTTGCAGGATGGGGTTCCACAATGTTAA atccAAGTTATGATGCTCTAATAGATGTTCAATTACAAGTGGTGAAAAATTCGCTATGTCAACGAGGATATCTTAACAAAAGTATTTACATCGATGATAGACATTTGTGTGCTGGGATATTTGGAACAGACGTTTGTAGG GGAGATTCTGGAGGTCCCTTAATGTGGAAAAGTggttctcaatattatttagtggGAGTCGTGAATTTCGGACATACTAACTGCGCAGAAGTAGGTTATCCAGGTGTATATGCTAGGGTGACATCATTTGTCCAATGGATCACAGATACCatgaattacaattaa